Proteins from one Nicotiana tabacum cultivar K326 chromosome 23, ASM71507v2, whole genome shotgun sequence genomic window:
- the LOC107827833 gene encoding zinc finger BED domain-containing protein RICESLEEPER 1, which produces MKRGMTNGKRKTLCDFFPGSDEPRKGKGHECGPRNANLREEGSSNVGKEHVFKEETAYRAMARFFCQSGISPKSIENVYFKNLIAYLNPQTRFSSAILSRYCLKLYEEEKARVKENLRSLNGRVSLSVERLTYNKFHDFGYWRSSDFEENCFDFICLRVHFIDKDWKLRSWVINVRSFGAYDDYIGETIKCLSDFGIGDKVSAVTVHSYLDFDEIIEVIKSKLLEKKRLQLDGQLFRVSCCADIFSSMVKKAFGMIEDLISDIRLIVFWGKSLPVWNVTFHKLKEALELEAKGEYLKDDYKDYDIPSPQEWEKVRGVCKLVGHVYTAAEVLFMSKRPTAGLYFHNLNKLRFNLMKEFVSSDEFVRNLANIMLKKFDEYWKNIYLVLALATIMDPRYKVKYLDFCFLKYENNDHLPLTSILEAIRSLLYDYVVHRSTMEYPMSDDDSDTGEDLLEPTEIVNDPSFGFDCSEEFSKFIETTSQPPKSEIDCYLEEPIVPWTKNFDELSWWKAASPKYPALSNLARDLLSIQLSLVTGYDAYFTDVREPDSHVTSLESDLVNALMSTKSWFDKQRRNAMEAEGSAVQNN; this is translated from the exons ATGAAACGGGGAATGACCAACGGAAAGCGGAAAACACTCTGTGACTTCTTTCCTGGATCTG ATGAACCAAGGAAGGGGAAAGGTCATGAGTGTGGACCAAGAAATGCAAATCTCAGGGAAGAGGGCAGTAGTAACGTTGGGAAAGAGCATGTTTTCAAGGAAGAAACAGCTTATCGAGCTATGGCAAGGTTTTTCTGTCAATCTGGTATATCTCCAAAGTCAATAGAAAACGTGTACTTCAAAAACTTAATTGCTTATCTTAATCCACAAACTCGTTTTTCATCTGCCATTCTCTCACGGTATTGCTTGAAATTGTATGAGGAAGAGAAAGCGAGAGTTAAAGAAAATTTGAGAAGCTTGAATGGACGGGTTAGCCTCTCAGTTGAGAGGTTAACGTATAACAAGTTCCATGACTTTGGCTACTGGCGTTCCTCGGATTTTGAGGAAAATTGTTTTGATTTCATTTGTTTAAGAGTCCATTTCATTGATAAAGACTGGAAGCTACGGAGTTGGGTTATTAACGTTAGATCTTTTGGTGCGTATGACGATTACATTGGCGAGACAATTAAGTGTCTttcagattttggtattggagATAAAGTATCTGCTGTCACTGTGCATAGCTATCTGGACTTTGATGAGATTATTGAGGTCATTAAAAGTAAACTTCTTGAAAAGAAAAGGCTCCAATTAGATGGACAATTGTTTCGCGTGTCTTGTTGTGCAGACATTTTTAGTTCAATGGTGAAAAAAGCATTTGGGATGATAGAGGATTTAATCAGTGACATTCGACTCATAGTATTTTGGGGCAAATCACTACCAGTTTGGAATGTGACATTTCATAAATTAAAGGAAGCTTTGGAGTTAGAGGCTAAAGGAGAATACTTGAAAGATgattataaggattatgatatACCTTCGCCCCAAGAGTGGGAGAAAGTTAGGGGAGTATGTAAACTTGTAGGACATGTCTATACTGCAGCAGAAGTGCTATTTATGTCAAAACGTCCCACTGCAGGTCTCTACTTCCACAATCTCAATAAGCTTCGATTTAATCTGATGAAAGAGTTTGTGAGTTCAGATGAATTTGTCAGAAATTTAGCCAACATTATGCTGAAAAAGTTTGACGAGTATTGGAAGAATATATATTTGGTGTTGGCTCTAGCTACTATTATGGATCCACGCTACAAAGTGAAGTACTTAGATTTCTGTTTCTTGAAGTATGAAAATAACGATCATTTACCGCTCACATCTATCTTGGAGGCAATCCGAAGCCTTCTCTATGACTATGTGGTGCACAGGTCCACAATGGAGTATCCTATGAGCGATGACGATTCTGACACGGGTGAAGATCTCCTTGAACCAACGGAAATTGTTAATGATCCTAGTTTTGGATTTGACTGTTCAGAAGAGTTTAGCAAATTCATCGAAACAACTAGTCAGCCACCAAAGTCAGAAATTGACTGCTATCTAGAAGAACCTATTGTGCCTTGGACTAAGAACTTTGATGAGTTGAGTTGGTGGAAAGCTGCAAGCCCTAAATATCCTGCCCTATCAAATTTAGCTCGTGATCTTTTGTCAATTCAATTGTCTCTTGTTACAGGCTATGATGCTTATTTTACAGATGTGCGTGAACCTGATAGCCACGTGACTTCCCTGGAGTCAGATTTAGTGAATGCCTTGATGTCTACCAAAAGCTGGTTTGATAAACAGCGTCGTAATGCG ATGGAAGCTGAGGGCTCAGCAGTGCAGAATAATTGA